From one Mya arenaria isolate MELC-2E11 chromosome 4, ASM2691426v1 genomic stretch:
- the LOC128231115 gene encoding putative nuclease HARBI1: MRRVKSEFSNIAGFPGVIGCVDGSLVRLIKPSPDQERGFINRKGFPSINVMAVCDAKENSHLSMRSGMDQLTIALYSEYPHLDATWRETTGVWKMGLFLETAELQIPTKRQTSIGGSAEQGNLLSVRYDVGRGDLEFSMERKTPAKASEVIVACAALHNIAIMLQEPDVPDADNDDGADAQIPYTGRETGFLVRDHLAQVYF; this comes from the exons ATGAGACGAGTGAAGTCTGAGTTTAGCAACATAGCTGGATTTCCAGGTGTTATAGGGTGTGTTGATGGTAGCCTCGTCCGTTTGATCAAGCCTTCACCAGACCAAGAGAGAGGTTTTATCAACAGAAAAGGATTCCCGTCCATAAATGTGATGGCAGTTTGCGATGCAAAAG AAAATTCACATTTATCAATGCGCAGTGGCATGGATCAGCTCACGATAGCTTTATATTCCGAATATCCACACTTGGATGCCACATGGAGAGAAACCACAGGGGTTTGGAAGATGGGATTATTCTTGGAGACAGCGG AGTTGCAGATACCAACCAAAAGACAAACTTCAATAGGGGGTTCTGCAGAACAAGGGAACTTATTGAGTGTACGCTATGACGTTGGAAGAGGAGATTTGGAATTCTCCATGGAGag AAAGACACCAGCCAAGGCATCAGAAGTGATTGTGGCGTGTGCTGCTCTCCACAATATAGCCATCATGCTGCAAGAACCAGATGTGCCTGATGCTGACAATGACGATGGGGCAGACGCACAAATACCATATACAGGCAGGGAGACTGGCTTCTTGGTCAGGGATCACCTTGctcaagtttacttttaa